In Solanum stenotomum isolate F172 chromosome 6, ASM1918654v1, whole genome shotgun sequence, one DNA window encodes the following:
- the LOC125868323 gene encoding serine/threonine-protein kinase STY13-like, whose translation MQEVSAWCNLQHSNIAKFIGAINKNNMSKIKMKCQKGATLPINGCCIVVEYVGGGTLQSYLSRHTMKKKLPLDTIIQLALDVAKGLSYIHSNKIAHRDVKTENLLVDKSTGRVKIIDFGLSSEFYSLGLDYPPMMVGTSGTMGYMAPEVLSDASYDHKCDVYSFAICLWEMYTCLDPYPEHISRSKISHQIYKDRRPEIPKCCPRPLSDIMDKCWDVKPQNRPEMKEVVHMLEAIQTTTKRKKHHIFCFA comes from the exons ATGCAAGAAGTTTCTGCTTGGTGCAATCTTCAACACTCCAATATCGCTAAG TTCATTGGAGCTATAAATAAGAACAACATGtcaaagataaaaatgaaatgtCAAAAAGGTGCAACACTGCCAATAAATGGATGTTGCATAGTTGTGGAATATGTTGGTGGAGGTACTCTTCAATCCTATCTTTCCAGACatacaatgaagaagaaattgcCTTTGGATACAATTATACAACTTGCATTGGATGTTGCTAAAGGGTTGAGTTACATTCATTCTAACAAAATTGCTCATAGAGATGTGAAAACTGAGAATTTACTTGTTGACAAAAGTACTGGAAGAGTGAAGATAATTGATTTTGGACTCTCAAGTGAGTTTTATTCACTTGGATTAGATTATCCTCCTATGATGGTTGGAACAAGTGGAACAATGGGTTATATGGCTCCTGAGGTTTTGAGTGACGCCTCATATGATCACAAGTGTGATGTCTACAGCTTTGCAATTTGCTTGTGGGAAATGTATACTTGTTTAGATCCATACCCTGAACACATTTCTCGAAGTAAAATCTCACATCAAATTTACAAGGATCGAAGGCCTGAGATACCAAAATGTTGTCCAAGACCATTGTCAGATATAATGGACAAATGTTGGGATGTAAAGCCACAAAATAGGCCAGAGATGAAGGAAGTGGTACACATGTTAGAAGCCATTCAGACGACTACAAAACGAAAAAAGCACCACATATTTTGCTTTGCCTAG
- the LOC125868377 gene encoding metalloendoproteinase 3-MMP-like, whose translation MKFFLFSLANIVALIIIASSAPVSAHFYNNVSTIPPSLIPSNLTWNRFNNYLGCSIGQTIKGLAKIKQYFQHFGYIDNSLSNDFTDEFDQLLFSALKTYQLNFNLNITEEFDIITLQHMVKPRCGNPDIVNGTTHMNSGKSPTDHTVAHFSFFEGQPRWPSSKSKLKYAFLLENQLTDSVKAVFRRAFDKWSKVTPLTFKETDSYRLADIRIRFFVRDHGDDNPFDGPMMILAHAFAPPTGFFHLDGEENWVVDNEYLIEGTVDLESVAVHEIGHLLGLDHSSEKEAIMFPTLEDGTRKVELSRDDIEGVQMLYGSNPNYNGSRTVYPHRQENDKVDIPLLVHCAHIGLLDFS comes from the coding sequence atgaaattttttttattctcccTCGCTAATATTGTTGCTTTAATAATCATTGCTTCATCTGCTCCTGTTTCTGCTCATTTTTACAATAACGTTTCGACAATTCCTCCTTCTTTAATTCCTAGTAATTTGACCTGGAACCGTTTCAACAACTACTTGGGTTGCAGCATTGGCCAAACAATCAAAGGGTTAGCTAAAATCAAAcagtattttcaacattttggGTATATTGATAATTCATTGAGCAATGACTTCACAGATGAATTTGATCAACTTCTTTTTTCAGCTCTCAAAACTTATCAATTAAACTTTAATCTTAACATCACCGAAGAATTCGACATAATCACTCTTCAACATATGGTAAAACCAAGATGCGGAAATCCAGATATAGTAAATGGCACTACTCATATGAACTCAGGCAAGTCTCCAACGGATCATACGGTGGCTCATTTCTCGTTTTTCGAAGGCCAGCCACGTTGGCCTTCGAGTAAGAGTAAATTAAAGTATGCATTTCTACTGGAGAATCAGTTGACGGATTCTGTTAAGGCGGTTTTTAGGAGGGCGTTTGATAAATGGTCAAAAGTAACTCCGTTAACTTTTAAAGAGACGGATTCTTATAGATTGGCGGATATTCGGATCAGGTTTTTTGTTAGAGACCATGGAGATGATAACCCGTTTGATGGACCCATGATGATTTTGGCTCACGCGTTTGCACCGCCTACGGGGTTTTTCCACTTAGACGGCGAGGAGAATTGGGTGGTTGACAACGAGTATTTGATAGAAGGGACGGTGGATCTTGAATCGGTTGCGGTTCATGAAATCGGACATTTATTGGGTTTGGATCATTCGTCCGAAAAAGAAGCAATTATGTTTCCGACACTTGAAGATGGAACCAGGAAAGTGGAGTTGTCAAGAGATGATATTGAAGGGGTACAAATGTTATACGGGTCAAACCCGAATTATAATGGGTCAAGAACTGTTTACCCCCACCGTCAAGAGAATGATAAAGTGGATATTCCACTTTTGGTTCATTGTGCCCACATTGGATTATTGGATTTTTCTTAG